aagttttcaagcatttccatgattacttaattcATAAAGAtcacgatttttttgaaacttgaaatttttgaaactctttagatgtgaattccacgaaattttgtcataatcaatataagtattcatgcaatttcaaaatgtatgctatgtgctgaaatagttaagtaccgatgaacacaaatttggaatcctaaagtgtttttatgagtcataaattccatgagtcataaaattatgagtcataaatcaaatttcagaataacatagggtttttgtagttactgacgttaggaagaggctttattatggttttctgaataggtgagagatttctctgcaaagaccaaagagacttgagaagcaaccaaatcgatctgaattgtgctgcaaagaaatgttttctgatacgaactggtttttgaatctatttttttttatccttaaaaacaaattctaactcaagcaggcacaaaagagttttccgatgatccttatgaaatcgccaaaaaattaaatggaacaagatctttcgaggattataaaaatatttctttaatgcaatctctgctgtgagtgcgaaggttgcctaagttttgtcctaatactttcaatggaatgcgttgttaagttttctgtcattgtaacaaagattcttaagttttataattttatatctttctgtgccagaattatatagcgagagcaaaaagctccataggaatttgatcaactgttttgcggcataccttgcgattaactcgaagattttcgaaagaatggtcgttcgaaatttcattgaccggatttgtgtacatgtgctcattttgatgtagttgcttcagtcttttttgaagcggataGTAGTtcaatagaacagaaatatttatatcttaatacaattatgtttttatgtttctgagaccaggatactagtcaaacaaatgcagaacaaatttattattttaagctagcaactgaattagaagcggcattgattttagcttaaaaatcgagaaaatgttcacgggggtccaacttaaatatttcgatgctttgctgaacaaatggtcatagatgtaataaatatgtttatagaattcataatcaaaataaagaaatatgtaggcaatatgtaaatgaaataaaaactgactaagttggaattacttttcaaaattttctggggggggggcacaagtaggtctggagggggccaaGCCCCCCCCGCCCCCCCCTATTTACGCCAATGCCCCTACCTGTTTgaggtgatggtttgcgtgggagtgctatcataTAGGACAAAtcggcgtttgaatctttgtttacaaaatcacatacgttcttttgaataagtacccgagaattcaTGTATGATTATTCTATTGCAAAACATGAAAAAACATCGTCTACTATTTCTAAATGCGTAGGTTTCTTCACGTAACGTTTGAAACTATTTGAGGAACTATCCGGCCTTGttaaaaatataatgaaaatgatATTGAAACCAGAAACTAGACAAGAGTTTTTTTCTGAAGACTTGTCGGTCGGGTGTATCCAATTATGTTCAATTCCAGGCATCTCAACAATCTCTGGTTAAACCAACATAAGGATAAAAGAAATACTgccataaataataaagaatgaTGCCATAAAAAGATCAGGATGTGTAGCAATAATGGAAATAGTCAAGGCAATAATAATTCAATGGCCAAGATAAAGTAAGTCTCATGAACTGAAAATAGATTGATGAAAGTAATAGAGATAGGTTACAAGCAATGAATAACATAatggttattattattatctttattaaagagatttgcaTCCCTAGGCTGATTCATCTTTGAAACATGTGTTGGAGAAGATGGATGTCAAAATATTGGCAGATGCCAACAGGTTTATTCCTTCAACGGATTCTTCAAATTATTCAAGGTTAACTTGTTGCGCTAACTTACGTTTTCGACTAGATTTAGTTTACTTTATGAACTTGTCTTTCTCAGTCTGTATATTCAAGAACGATCTTATAATTACattcccgacgtttcgaccgATTGGTTTTAACCTTTCTCAAGGGTCGTAAGGTCTATAGCCTATCGTAATTTTTGGTTCTCCACATCAGTTGCTCGGTGAGTTTTCCTATCATGCCTGCAATTTTTAAATAGttatgtttgtaaaaaaaatctttgaatgtTTTCACTATACCGACGATGCATTTGTCGAACTAAGAACGAAAAATTACGATAGGCAATAGACCTTACGACCCTTGAGAAAGGCTAGAACcaatcggccgaaacgtcgggaatgTAACCATAAAATCGTTCTTGAATatacagactgagaaagccaagtTCATAAAGTTTAAGGTtaactctagaccaacatttaagAAGCGATTAACAGCATGAGTATGAGCATGGACATGAACATGATTGACCGCACACGATTGATACTcagttattgccaggtcagcaaTAATTACCAGCACTGCTAGTTTTCGTGatcgtcatgtgaaagcgaaaacagttgcattttctatttcaagagaccaaatgaaaaagTAGCGGGCTgccggtcacctgtcacattacaagcagtcatgatggcaatgttgctttgttttgaaatctaaatttctaaatagttttaatagatctgtgctaataacgatgactagtcgatagaatgattatattgttcctgattttcgagttagaagtaacattattgaagaagaaacagcttgtttacaatagtttgttgcgtgaaataaaaatccgtgaaaatatatcgaaattcctttcattgtttatgttttctatgaaagcgggagaAAATAAACGGGCTtgatagtcatatggctactgcttctgcctcatacgcaggaggtcgtgggttcaatcccaggtccgttccattatgCTACTTTGTTCTTtatctatatttctcatgttctagcaatcgctagaactggaaatggacttgcataccgtttccattactatcctaTACCTttaacttgactattctagcagtagctgctagaattggGAATGACCtcaaaagctcgtttcctacatccaattagaaattccattagtTGCTTTCTTCTAACCTATCACatttggcagctcgttaaccaaaaaattccaaataaattccgtatgaactcgtggcaGTGGGCCAGTGATTTTATCATCATTtgctcccccttccctacattgacttgcattctgacgtggcaggcgccagtatgacctaacaaatgagaccACCAgtgcttgtacattgaagatgtgtgctagtcccaagcaaacatctgttggttctctgtgcatgaacagctgatctggtcataatggagtaggaactacgggcagtcaatcaagctcaagctctatcgttctgcttactgaaagaaaacatgtctggacgcgatctAAACTTTTCCATTCTAatcaatttactcacccgcacaaaggaGAACAAAATTTCAGTGAACggtcgatcgttctgcttacgtCCAATGCACTACGTTCTACGTCCAATACAAAACACGAATTTATTTATTCGCCCTTATAGCAAAACCGGACATTTCGATAACCGCGCTATCGTTCTGCGTGCAACACAAAACATGTACAAAGTTGCcctcaaaaaatcgattttgctccacagcacCCATCTGATTTTTTGTCATGTTCTGAGCgtcttctgaaaatttgagctcatttggattgaaactgacttagcacaagccgtttcaactTTGCacgcaaattagtatggggaaatttattttttctatatACTGATAATGACGCTTTCttattaagcgcaggttaaaagaaaacctacatagctgaaaggaatactcaagagctttcactcagtggaaccgcatgttgattaatcgccccaataattagtaatcgattttagtggagcaaaatcgattttttgaaccaccctaatatgtacattatgtgaaagatttgcaaaatgtattgaaggtaacTACTTTCCTTGGATGGGATtcaaacccacgaccctcagtatgcTAGACTGGTGTTTtaacatctgagttttcagaacattatcAATTTTGGATGATTTTACACCCTTTTTACATGTAGCTCTAGAACTATCGATTTAAAAATAGACTTTTGACTTTTGACCTTAGTTAGTCAAAaaattgactgagacaataaaagtagaaaaaaatgtaaacagtaAACGTGAATTAAAAGTacttttagaataaaatatgatcattcacgattttttttcataacttgaatgaaaatttttatttgaaatagtCAAAATTATAtctggaatttttcaaaaaatatcgggGAAAAGTCGGGGAATGGTGGGAATTTCAAAATGGAAGTTAagtggaaatgaaaaaaatctgggAGGCAGGTCCTGGGGAAAATGGGCGGGAGTTTGGTCGTtattattgtagatccagttgtaAACCGAACTGACCTCTCGCTACAAtagcattttctcccatttccgaatgtcgcaactacatcgcgagtggtgcgcatgatggcgcacggctatggcaCAGATGCGcgctactcgcgatgcagttgcgacatccggaaattggagaaaatgcgattgtcgcgagagctagAGTTCAGTTCGATCTGCAATGCCTTCACCGGTCGAGTCTCACACTCCAGTGCTACTCCATGTAgtagcttggcaactactaAGTACGTGTGATGCTCTCTATGGAGCTCTCGGATAACCTAGAATACTTTTTAATAAGGAAGATCTGCTTATTATGTATTCAGATGTGAACATAGACCTATAGCTCTTATTAATTCCCTTTACCTGTTGTACCTGGCACACCAAAAGATCTCAAGACCTCCACACTAAAGCAATTGGACAACTCTGATACCGAAATTGGTGTACATACATCATTAGACTTAAAGTATgttaaatatcaaactttgttTACCTAAAGGCTTCCAAACGTTTTACGCtcgaaattcgaaataacgcttaCTCTTTTTAGGCAAAATATTCAAGTAACGCTCCTTCTTCCTACGCTCTGTCACAGTTTACGCTCCACCTTTTATGGCACAAAAAGAATTGAATTGtattgaattatctttatttattatgtgcaaaaagaggttttacagTATTCCAGAAAGTTTAGAAATCcttactttgattttttttttcagaagctcagaggaaaaaaatcaaattctctTAAACTAATTTTCTTGACATAGTAAAATTTATGAAGTAGACACTATTTTTACTTGAACATCTATCCACATGTGACAATTAATATGCTTCTATGAGCTGAATAATTTGATTGTCTCATTCATTCAGTGGCACTTTACCACACTTGAAAACGCCACTTTTCAATGATCTCATCTTCAACCGTCATCGTCGTGTTTGCCAAGCTCTTTCCGTACAATACAATGATATTTGTTTAGTCTGGGTAATAATTGAGAAGTATTTGTTGTGAATGAGTACAGTTATAAACTCGTGTTGATATAAAGATAAACGTTTTTCGGAATCAAAAATGGCAGAGGATTTGATTGTTCGTAATCGGTAACATGATTGAATTAGATCGCTTTCGACGGGTGTGAACTCGTATCGTGGGTATTGAATCATGAACCGTTTTGAAATCATTtactattggattttgaaataagGATACACATATAACACGATCCGAcgagaacaagaaggcgaggtgcacagcgaaaATGGTGAAAATTTTCCACTTCCCATTTTAACAGTCTGCATTctatgatatttttttctttcctctAGTTGTACAATTCTGAATACATTATTCTagtatttgattttatttttaaaatataataatgCTTTGATCGATGAAAGTTGCATATTGACTACGCCCAAAAAAGTACGTAACTACAATTTTTGCTTAGCAACAGAGGCATTCTTACAGCGCCCTTGGTTTAAACTCCAGCCAAACGCCCTTCTCCCCCTGCAGGGTGAACCCGCTCATGGTCAACCGCAGAGGAATTTGCGTCTTCTCCGTCGGTTCGAAGCTGAAATCCCGCAGCAGACAATACACGACAGATTTGATCTCCATCAGTGCCAGTCGCGATCCGATGCAATTCCTTGGCCCCGCTCCGAACGGAATATAGGCGGACGGGTTGATCTTCGCCTTGTTCTCTTCGCTGAATCGCTCCGGATCGAACTTGTCCGGATTGGGATAGTACTCCGGATCGTTATGGATGGCGATCGTAGGAATCCAAACAGAGGTTCCCTTTTCGATCACGAAACTCGATGACGTACCGTCCTTGTATTGATAGTCCTTGGTACAGATGCGATCCGCTACAATACCCGGTGGCCACTTGCGTAGACTCTCCGACACGACCATGTCCATGTACTTCATCTTCTGCAGTACTTCGTATGTCAGTGGTTTACCTTCAAGATTAGACTCAGTTTCCATTATTTCTTCGTATAAACGTTGCTGAATCTCCGGATTGATAGCTAATTCGTATGTCAAAAATGTAAGACCCGTAGATAATGTATCAAACCCTGCCAGAAAGAAAATGAAACACTGCGCAATAAGCTCCTTTTCTTTCCAAACCCTCGTATGTGTCGTTTTTCCAACATGTGATTCCTCCACAGTTGCAAACCCAGCATCTTTCGCATCCAGTTCGCCCTTTTCGTGCTTCAAGGCACccttccgcacctccatcaaCATGTGGATCATATCGTTTCTCACTATGCCATGCACATCGCGCTGTTGCATATTCTCCCTGATCACATCCGTGAAATATTTGGCCGCATCTGCATCTATTAAATCTGCTCCCAATTTTTCCATCAGGGAGGGCATGGCTCGCATTAGTAGAAACTTAACAATCACTGCAAGCCTCTGGAAATTTATCAATTGCTTCCCTTTCATGTAGAAATTATTGTCACGATTCCGCATTGAATCCACCTTAATCCCGAAGGCCACCGTTGCGATCACATCGTTTCCGAACCGGGTGAATGTGTCCTTCATTTCAAGCTCCAACGTTTTGCCGGCTTTGACTTCCGAGAGCAAAAACTCGACCATCGATTGACCGCTCTCCAACACCAGCTCAAACATGTGTCTCATCTTGCTTCCAGTAAATGCCGGACTCAAGGTCGATCGCATGTCTCGCCACTTCTGGCCACGCAGCGCGAATAGCGAGTTACCAAGAAGGGCGTCTTCGCCAACCTCTTCTGTCGAGCCCGTCATCGAAGGTGTGTGATCGGTGAAATGCTCGAAGTCTTTCACCGTAATCTTCTTGATGATTTCTACATCACGGAGCATGAATACCGGTTTTGTTAGGTCGTAGAAACCCATTATTCTAGAACAGTTGAAACATTATTCAAAAATGTACTTATGTTAAATCTTTTATTTGCACTTACTTTGCATCAGGATAAGTATCATACAATGTCCGAATATGCGACGCAATGTCCTTTTTACGAGTCAACATTGCACTACTGCTTCCCAATAGAAACGTCGGCTTCGCACATGGCACCGGCTTCGTCAGGAAGTAGTTATATCGTTTCGATATCTTATGATAAACCGCCAGAATCAGCGCTCCAACGGCAATCGCAGCAAACAAATTCACTTCCAGCATTTTTACTACCACCAATCGAAGTAGACCCCGCCGAGCAAGTCACTTTatgtattgaaaataatcacagTAAACCGGTCGTTGTATCGTGCAGGCGAGCAGCACTGAACTCAACTGTGTTCCGCACTACACTGCGGTGGGTTCAAATAAAACACGCCGGGTGGATCGAAGCAAGCTGTGAGTAATCCGCTCGCCAAAACGTCATTACCAGCGGAAAAGGGGGTGTGTGTGAGCTAAAGGCGTATTCGCGCTTTTATTGGTCGAACTGGATTACGATAAGTCAACATATGTGTAAACGGCGTATGATGTTGTGAAATGTTTTTGGGTTTTCGAAGAGTATGTGAACAGGTATGGTGACGACATTATCGATATTTTCGCCAGTCGCAGCATACTTTGAACAGCTGGAATTATTGTCTACTGCTCAGGCTCGCGATTAATAAAGTTTCGTCACCTCGTCGTAGCAATATCGGTTGCGAGTCCGGCCCACAGGTCAAAGTACGCGATGATTTTAGTAAAGCTGATTTATTATACCCAGAGAACAGACGTTTATCTTATTTCAAATCGTCTAGTGAAACTAGTTACTGCACCCAACCAACGGATGGCAGATTTTGATACAGTTCtacataagaaccttacagaaactgtataataatttggcataaacaattttggaagattttaatacaattgatgtattgaaatcttacaatcaaattgaaatcaattttttatacaataattgtcagatttgttttttgggtgatGGTCTTTTTGTAGTATGTCGTTAGTTTGTTTGAGTTTGACTAGAACTGTTTCCCGACTGGAACTGGAATAATTCCTATCTAACCAAACGCTGATTGTTCTCGCTACTCAACACCCATtaagttatttatttttcaatcaacATGGAGATAgcaatttttttacaattcctaTTAATAAGAGTACCCAGTGAAGAATAttgtaattgaatgatttaaaAAGCTTTCCCCAATTTCCattcgctaaaaaaaacttgccCATCCCCTCAAAACCTATGTTGAAACCAACAAGATGCTCTCCATTGTCAGTTGTACCAAATGTCAGTTTTATTATTTCTTAAATATTGTCGAATACTGCCAGAAGATATATAGTTTTCGGAATGCTACCTGGTGTGTATTTGAAACCAGTTCCACGTGAAATCCAATGTATGTTATGTTCCATAATTTAGATCCGGAACGGATCATGTGGATGAGGGAGATAaatcagtacgtgatccgttgctactacgtttgcaccagtATGGAGTCGGATATGTCCAGCAGACCGGCGATGCgggagatgttcaatgagagaTTCCCACGAGTTGCAACTCAActtgaccagaacaagttgtacacacgccagagggctattatgtcacataatatgctgactccagaagacgtagagtacatcaagcgggaagtgcagagggagTTAGGATCCTCCTCTACTAGGAGGCAAGATCtagcgatacgtcgagaaggagttctgttgggttggatgcataAATCGCAGGTAACCGTCacgattcgattgcacccgctGCTCCAGAACCAACAGTGGCCAAGAGCCAAGAGCCAAGGCCAACAAGAGCCAATTGAAGGACGAacacagcagttacacagttctGTGGGACAGATCCCATGTCCCGGTATCGGCTACCCAAATGGCAGTACTCCTATCAGTTGACGAGTGCagtcgtttccgcccctacgtagagtgtggccgacccagccccacttccgatcccgaatttctgttgctatcggcctctggtgacaacgacgatggagctcgttgtttgagatccagttgtgaggccaccaggcccgaattatataccgcaggcatctgttaatgaacacctgcagccgttgagtgttctccactgatacacaccatgttcgctagcgtataacagcacagatttcacgttagagttgaaaattcgtattttggtgcgttcacttatctgcctgtttttccagatatttcttaaactcacaaaggcagcccttgctttcttgatccgtgcgcctatgtcgatcttggtaccgccgtctgacgccattcggctaccaagatattggaagctttcaacaacAAACTGGAAaaggtcaccgtgtttacatccaacgatttggttttgttgacgttgatggctaaatctgccgaagaggagcgctcggcaaggtcgttgagcttactctgcatatcagagcgccgttgagcaaggagtgcaacatcatccgcatCATccggcgccccacatattctcgtgattgagacggtcgaaagctttttcgtagtcaatgaataccaagtaaagggactcttggaattcgttgacctgcggagcgtgacaatatggtccacacaggatcttccggcacggaatccggcttgctgccgccggagagtcgcatcgatcttctcctgaatccgggctaggataattttgcacagaactttgagaacggtacacagcaacataatgcctcgccagttatcgcatacagtcaggtcaccctttttgggcaccttcactaagataccttgcatccagtcgaccgggaaagttgcggtgtcccagattttgcgaaataaacgatgcagtagttgagcggatgtcatggggtcagctttgagcatctcggctgatatgcggtcgacccctggggctttattcgatttcatgctttggatggctgtttgaatctctagcagtgatggagcttcggtattgacgcgtgttatacgtcggatcctaggcagatcatgccgaggtggtgatggcctggctggcacttgaaaaagttgttcgaagtgctcgaaccagcgtttcagctggtcagttgggtcggtcagtaactgatcattcgcgtctttcacaggcatcgttgcattcatcttcgccccgcttaagcatcgtgagatatcgtagaggaggcgaatgtccccggttgcggcggctctctctccttcgtcggccagaaagtctgcccacgctcgcttgtctcgtcgacatgagcgttttacttccttctcaagagccgcgtatcgttgacgggctaagactttggctcctctggttttcgatcgctctatcgcggctttggcttctcttcgctcctctatctttctccaggtctcatcggtgatccattgttttctctgggtgcgtagttcgcccagattattctcgctggtggtgatgaaggcattcttgatggcagtccattggtcttccacgctgccaccttccggaatatctgcagcacgcgtctccagttcttcaacgaaggaccgtttcatcgtggcatcttccagtcggcgtatGTTGAACCGTCATCCAACTCTCTCCATCTGCCGACGAATctgcgcaatgcgcaggcgtatttcgccgatgaagaggtgatgatcagacgcgatatcggaactaagtttattccgtacatcaagaaggctccattTCCATTTGCGGCTGtggcagatgtggtcgatttgattatctgtaaagccgtcacgggagacccacgtgaccttgtgaaccggtcgatgagggaagagcgatcccccgatcaccatgtcgatattaccacaaaattctgcaaacagctctccgttttcgctcatttctccgagagcatggcgtcccataatgcgctcatggtacgagttgtcggatccgatcttcgcattgaagtcgcccaaacagatcttgatatcacccttcggaattcttctacgacggcattgagtgttctaaatctggcaacgattatcctttcacttataggttcccacttcataagtgCTTGCTTAGTAGGATGCCAACTTCGCGATGTCAGAAAACGTGTTCACCTCGAAAACCAGAGTAAGCAGAATTTGTCCCGACGGAAATCTGTgctctccaaagtttggccaacggacttcactcagccCCGGATCATAAgtttcatgcggcgtgcctcatttgCAAGCTGTGCCAATTTGCCCTGCTGGGCTAGAGTTAGAACGTCCCATGTTCCTATTattgtccgttgtttcgcgctaagagtcgtcgccgtagaatcagtccgtattcttttattatcggattctcgaacaaattgatgattcgggaacagtaggttgttggcccaaggttccctatccaccgggatggggctgccatcttaggtatagcttccggggaatagcatttcatactcagccgctggatgccagaacagacgctgttggagccgcacctccttggtgaacagacgctcggttgTTTCAACACGGTACTTGATAACCTCTGGCATCACTAGGGGTGGTACTTATATTCTTCCGAAagatcggaacactttgaacccagccatgtccagaccaataacgtgccttgctagtctgtacaaagtgctgccgttggtaatagcgaggagggtgcagaaccattgtgacgtcaacaacctgatgaccgagggacaaaaaggttgtcgacgcaACGCACGAGGCTTCAAGGatgggcaggccacccacaagcaaaggAATCTGAGCATTTCGTTTATCGACTATAAGTAGCCGTTAGACTCAGTACCTCATTCGTACCTTCTTAAGTTACTGCTGTTGTacaagatagacggtaacgccatcaggctaatgcagcacgctatgaggatgtggagcacatcccttCACATTGCCGATGGAGGA
The nucleotide sequence above comes from Armigeres subalbatus isolate Guangzhou_Male chromosome 3, GZ_Asu_2, whole genome shotgun sequence. Encoded proteins:
- the LOC134223690 gene encoding probable cytochrome P450 9f2, with amino-acid sequence MLEVNLFAAIAVGALILAVYHKISKRYNYFLTKPVPCAKPTFLLGSSSAMLTRKKDIASHIRTLYDTYPDAKIMGFYDLTKPVFMLRDVEIIKKITVKDFEHFTDHTPSMTGSTEEVGEDALLGNSLFALRGQKWRDMRSTLSPAFTGSKMRHMFELVLESGQSMVEFLLSEVKAGKTLELEMKDTFTRFGNDVIATVAFGIKVDSMRNRDNNFYMKGKQLINFQRLAVIVKFLLMRAMPSLMEKLGADLIDADAAKYFTDVIRENMQQRDVHGIVRNDMIHMLMEVRKGALKHEKGELDAKDAGFATVEESHVGKTTHTRVWKEKELIAQCFIFFLAGFDTLSTGLTFLTYELAINPEIQQRLYEEIMETESNLEGKPLTYEVLQKMKYMDMVVSESLRKWPPGIVADRICTKDYQYKDGTSSSFVIEKGTSVWIPTIAIHNDPEYYPNPDKFDPERFSEENKAKINPSAYIPFGAGPRNCIGSRLALMEIKSVVYCLLRDFSFEPTEKTQIPLRLTMSGFTLQGEKGVWLEFKPRAL